The Cryptomeria japonica chromosome 6, Sugi_1.0, whole genome shotgun sequence genomic interval atgcctttaaggcatatctcttagtctccacaccctctcttggaccttgtgtgagctcacaagcaatcctagcccttcatcttgaatccatcctagccatccattcttcctctcctcttcgtATAAATTGAAGAATCCATctctccattcttcatctccaagttcagtaatcttatgctacccttttgagcctaggaaatcatcttagcaagCAAGAggagagccattttgtccaaatcatatttcatccacacttaaccattttGTCCATTTCATCCTCCTagaatccatttcatattgtgcacaacattggagagccatccacatcaagaaagcaggaggagcatcatccaagggcgccttcacttcatcaagctccattcaAAGGAGAAGTTATTGGTTTGTGAGGCATATGaatttcattcttgttttgagcatttcaaattatgtctttggatttcatgtgattatatgtttgatctgcatattttttatctaatccacctcacaagtcttttcccctcttcacaaCTTTTCTTTAAGAATGAATACTAGCATTTTTATCAAAAGGAGTTGTAATGGTTACACCAGTTGCAATTTAGATTAAAAAGATGAGTTTGGAGTCTAATTATATTTGGAAAACAAATTCTTTCAGCACATTAAAATCCACCACTCAAACTTTTCAATTGTAATAAAATCATATTTATACCACTAAATTGGCATACTCGgtttattattttgaaaatgatagtaATTGGATCTTTACAATGAGAAGATTGTgagaaaatgataaaatacttaTACGTTGAAGATTTTTTAATTTACAAGGGAGGGTGGGGTTATCCAAGTTTTATAATAAAATCCTAGCTTTTTGCTTGTAAATCCATGTTTGAGCTTTCTTTCATGGAGAAATCTCTAGTATGAAACTTGTACCCCTATGAGTGTTAAAATActctatttttttaaaaagaagctGAAAATTGAATAACCATTTTAAAGATTATTTTGGACTAGTCCACTTGAAAGTACTAAAGAATGACTACTAGACttacctctttctctctctccatgACCTCCATAGGCCTCTATCCTCTAGTAGGATCTATTTTTCTAATTATTCTCCCTTCTAGATAATCCATCTTAGAAACCATTCTCTTATCAATTCCTCTATCATAATGTTTTATGACTTCAAGTTACTCCTTTCTTCTTAGTAGATTCATTTCTAACTCTTATTTACTACTTACTTtatacttgtcaaaaattgatgcAAGATGATTCCTTCATCTCTCCCAAGTTCGTTAATCATCTTGTGTTAATTTTTCATCACTACTCACATCCTTAATTACATGTGTTCTTTTTATCTAGCTATCTCAATTTTTATCAAATCTAACTATAACTGCTCTCATCAATTCTACTAAAATCTTAACTAGATCAAAATATCTTGATCTCCCTATGTGTGCTAAATCTTCTCTTCATAGCTCCTTAAAATTAAAAGACTTCTTCACATTTGCAATAAATCTTATAGACCCTCTCATAAGACACAATTATACAAGGTAAGCCTAGTTATGATACCACTCAATACTTCCCTATTATAGGTCTCTAGTTATAAGATTTCCTCATAAACCTCCAACAAATTTTATAAAACCCTCAAACCATATAAAAAGATAGAAAGCCTCGTGTTGATACTTGTTGGTATAGTCTAGATCTAGGTGTCTAGTTAAAGGTGACCTAATATATAAGTCTAATAGAccttgaatatacttatgaatgtcaaatacaataaaattctaatttatttgtattaaaatGGAAATTGCCCTTACATGATTTACAGCAGTATAAGAATGAAATGTCCTAAGTATTTCAAACTAAAAATAATGGTAACTAATCAACTctatttcttttataaatattgAATGAACTAGTTTTTTCACTAGAAAATCTCAAATCATTGAACAATGTAAATGAGATTCATTCTCAAGAGGTTGACATGTATGTCGACAAAAGTATAAGAGTTATTTGAGTCATATTAGACATATTacatcattttaattttaattatattaatgatTCTATGTGATATAAGGATTGGgtttatttcttcaataaattataAGTGCATTAACAAAAATGTTGAATATGCTAAAATTCAAATTTAGAACCTACTTTGATTACTTAGATTTTGCACCATTAAGTCACTTGCCCTTTCATTATAGAAACACTTAAAATGTATCAAAAATATTTCAATTCCAACATACCCTCCAATATACATTCATGTTCAGATTAACTATGatcatattttcaaatttgaaacattacataatttgattctaataatttttttatggtAAAATTTTTTAGCTTACAATTTTTCCactattttgcaaaaaaaaaatattttactaaTTTTCTACATAAATAAAAATTTGGTAATAGAAAATTTCTCTCTAACAAATTTGtattgcaattaaaataattaTCCACGTGCCCATCAAACATCTAATTCAAATTgctaataattaaaattaaatttacatttaaatgTTAACTGCTGTTTAAGCCTAAATATCATGCTTCCTACTCGGTTATTCTAATGGATAACCTCGCCATCGCTATCGCTGTCAGTCTCGCTTCTGTTTGCTTGCTTGTCCATGTTCGCAGAGATCTGAGCCTGTTGAATTTGAGGCTGCATCTTCCCTTCCAGCAATAGCACCACTTCTCCCATGCTTGGCCTCACCTCCTCATCCTGTTCAATGCATAACAACCCTACAATACTTGCTCTTCTCACCTCCTCAAGATCTCTCTCCTCTGCAATACCCTCCTCCACAATATTAATCGTGTTGCCGTTGTAAATTTGAGTTGCTGCCCACGCGGGAAAGTAATACTTACTTGAATCTTGCTCGTTTAAATCTAGATTTCTTCGACCAGAAATGATTTCCAAGAGCGTCATACCAAAACTGTATACATCAACCTTGGGAGTGATGGGAAGACCGGAGATCCACTCTGGAGCCAAATACCCTCTCGTTCCTCTTGTTGTGGTCAGGACGCGGCTGAAATCTCTACCCACAAGCTTCGCCAATCCGAAATCTGCTAACTTGGCTGAAAAATTGTTGTCCAGAAGAATGTTCTCGGGCTTAATATCGCAGTGAATGATGCAATCTCTGCATTTTTCGTGGAGATAATGTAGCCCTCTTGCAGTGCCTAATGCAATATCAAATCGGGTCTTCCAATCAAGTACCGTCCCTTCGCTTTTCGAATTACTTGAGAAGAGTAAAGAATTCAGAGAGCCGTTGGGCATGTAATCATAAATCAGAAACCTTCTCGATCCTTGTGCACAAAACCCTCGAAGCCTGACCAAATTCACATGTTGTATGATTCCAAGAGAATTGATTTCCGCTCGGAATTGCTTCTCATCTTGTCGTGAACCCTCCATTTTCTTTACGGCCACGAGCGTGCCGTCTATTAGGGTTCCTTTGAACACGGTGCCGAATCCTCCCCTCCCCAACTTATACCTGAAATTCCTAGTTGCAATCCTCAACTCCATGTAGCTAAACATTCTAAGAAAAGAGGTCGAGGGATCTGAATACCTCTCTATCAATCGTGGCTGATGCCTCTGCCGATGCCTCCACCACATTAATGTTGAAAAGATACCCAAAGCAACGGCGAGAGCACCAACAATACCTAGCACTACGTCTACAATATTAGTGTTTTTTTGTTTGAAGGAGGACGATTTATTGGCCTTCGAAAGTGAAGAGGCGGCTACtcgaataaaaacatttgaattgCTTTTGGGTTCACTTTTCTGCATGTTTAACAAATCTCCTGACCAGATCCGGCACGGCCCTGAAGGCGATTTGAAAGTAAACGCAGTGCACGAGCAGTTCAGGAGGCAAGCATTCTGGCAATCTTTCCTTGTGGTTGCAGGGTATGAGGAAGCGGAACCAACATCAGGCGAAGTGACGCTCGGCTCAAGGAATCCGTCCGTGCTGCCATTTTTGGCATCACAGTTTAAGGGGCTTTGCGGAACACAGCCACTGGACCACGACTCTCGCGAATCCCAGGCCTGAATGTCTCTTGGGGTGAATCCTTCCACGCAACTGCAGAATTGAATATTGTTGGGGTTGCAGCTTCCGTAAGCGCCGCACAGACCATATACGCCACATTGATCTCTTGGTTGAGACCAGAACAAGTTCCATCTACTCTCATTAAGAAGACCATATTGCTGAATTTCTCCAGACTTAGCTAGGACGAAACGTGAGAGGATATTCTTCAGTGTATATGTGACATACAAACCAGATTTTTTATTTTCAACGGTGATATTGTAGGAGCCTTTGTCTGTCATTTCTGGAATTTGACTGAAAACTTTGCCGTCCCAAGTTCCGCTTGTCCAATACTGTACAGAATTGTTCCATGTTAGCAACAATTGTTTGGCCCCAGTTGGATCCACGTGATAGGAGAAAAGCCCAGGAGCAGGGTCCAATGAACTTTTCCAAGAGACTAGCTTTTGCTGTCCACCGAACCTCATCCCTGGCAACATGGTGTCAACAGGATGGTCGAAACTTTGCCAAACAATTTCAGATTTATTGTCAACACTGAGCATTACAAAATTACCAGAATCTAATATCACAGCCTGGAAAGCCTTCTTGGTCACATTGGCCGACCAAAGAGATGCACCCGTTGCGTCAAACAGTCCCAGATCACCTTCTTTTGACAGCGTCAAAACGCTAGACCTGTTTCTCGCAGGAGTCTCTCTGTTAGCCACCCAAACATACGTCTTCTCTGCCATATTGGCATACCAGATGCCGACATACCAGTTACTGGTTCCATTTGGGTTGAAGAATCCCAATTCAAATGTGCCATTCTGGGAAATTATTGTCTGGTTTCCAGTAAGCGAGGTGTCCAAGGAAAGAGCATCTCCACCCTCGACTGCAGCATCACAACTTTTCAGTTGAATAAGCACTGTAAAAACAAAACACAGGCTCAAGCCGAATTTTTCCCTGATTTCCCCCATTGCTGAAGTTGGAACAAACCTCCTTCTAGCGTTGAAGTACAAGAGCATAAGGGGGAATCTTCCCCGAAAGACAAACGTCACTTCAATTTGGAAAGGCGTTCGCCAAAGAGGCCCAATTTACCAAACAGATTGGAATAGACGAAATCTGCGCCACTGAAGCCAACGACTAAAATTGAATAGACGAAAAACTGTATTTAGGCTTTTCCAAATTAAATGTGTTTGGAAGGGAGTATGGATGGTGACATTTAGGTTGAACCTCCAAAACTTCAAACAGAACCGCCATTCAAAAAACTCTAAGTTGAAGTCAAATTTATAGTGTTGTTCCAAGCGCGTGTAAAAGGGGTTCGGAAACACGTTGCCTGGAAGACATGTACAGTCAAATTTAAGGTGCTGGAATAGCGTATTACATGAATGGTGACATAAATTTTAAAGCTGATTGCCATTGGCAAAACAAAGTTGAGGGTTAAAAATATAGTGTTGTTCTAAAAATATAGGGTTAAAAATTAGCAAACAAGGCCACCAATAAATTATGAATTCGAGTACCCTTTTCCGAGTTACagaaaaaattggaaaattgcatctgggttatccgtacacatagggtttccaatgctgcactaatttaaagggtttaggcctacccgggtgacttggaaagatggttCTACAacccttcaccagtcaaaacatgTACTCAAACCAATTTAGTGACTTGAGTGCATGCATACCGTCGCATGAGGCAATTACATGAATGGTGACATAAATTTTGAAGGtgattggcattgacaaaactaagtTGAGGGTTAAAAATATAGTGTTTTGTTCCAAGCGCATGGAAATTTCGTTCCTTGTGCTGCGTGTGAAAGAGTTCAGAGAAACTTCAAAGTCGACGTCTTTGCAAAATTCGGTCGTCGTTGAAAATTGGGCTTTACCTTGTCGTGTGCAAAAGTGGGTCATcgtagaaaaatacaaaaactttGTCCAATTAGCACCAAGTCTTCCACGTTCCACCACTCTTAAGCAATCGGATCCGTTTCATCCGAATACAACACAATTTACAAATGAAACTTTGTATACagtaataattaaaaatataagtatATTCTATGGGTATGAAAATTTTggtatgatttttttttcatatattttattttttatatttttttaaaacaatatatGTTTTAGTATTTGAAGGGTAATTTTGAATGGATAAATGTTATGGAAAATTTGTTTAATAAGtaaaattgatttttaaatttACACTTTGAATTGTAAGCTAATGAATCAATAAAAATGATAATATTGTGAATAAAAATAATCTTTTCTTAAGATTGACttaggttaattaaataaaatacacgCATAAACATAAATTTAtctagattaattaatttgaatattGAATATTGATATTTAAACAATTTATTGTAAGAAAATAATTGCAATAGATTAGAGTATTTATATTTGAGAATTGTGATAGAATGACTCTAATATAACATTCAAATGCAttgcttttcttttaaaaaattaagtATTGTAGATATGTCATTACTCTTCAATGAAAGGAAAAACGGGCGTAAGCTAAGAAATTCACTAATTTTTTCTATCATTAAAGTGTTAGGGAAAATCCCCATACAAATgattagcttattttggctagcaactACCACTCAACTTATTTAGGAATTATTTATGGAACTAGTAGCTCCATGAATATTTAGCTTTCCTTCTTATCTATTAGCAATTATCTTAAATTTGGGTAGttaaattttgaaaaaacattTAAAGGCAAATGTGGGTAAAATTAAACATTGATgaggtgtctaaaggaacctttgGTTTGGCAGGTGGGCGTAGGGCCATCAAACATCCAAGTGACAAGATGTTGTTGACTTATGCAGTTAACCATGGCACTCAAACCTACAACGTGGTGAAAATGGTGACAAATTTTTATAACATCTATTGCCAAGGATAGGGGTTACCAAAAAATTATAATGGAAAGAGATTCCAAAAACATCATCATGATGTTGCAAGGAAAGCTTAAGCCAAGATAGAACACAATGGAGCTCATCACCAAATGTCAAAATGTCATATCTGCATTTGGCCACGTTAGGATCAAACACACCCATTGTTAGCAATCAACACTCATCTCGTGATTTTttatgcttgattaatggtttagggttttcattgatggaaaatcttcatgaGATTCCTATCCAATAATTACAAACCTTGATATCCAGAAGAGGATGTGAACCGGTAGCTAGTTAATCGGTATTTCAGGTTGAGTAGAGCAGTTTTGGGctggaagctttctggtgattgcagTGTAATGAATCGTATATAGGATGATTGggccgacatagagacatcattttatcatcaatttggtgatctgcatttatcCTTAGTGATCCGATCAAGCCAACATATGACAAGCACATTACATTAGCAGGTCGACTtggtgaatgatctattttgtgattgtggatagataACACCGATGCAGAAGATCTTTTGGAATGTGCTATGGTTGATATGCGAgtgagtggtgattgagaatcctttgtagcacattttcacgtgtgcattcttgatccagtagctaaTTGAGACATGAAACAAAGCAGATACAGTCATAAATTTTGCACATAACTAAAAATCATCTAGGCATTCGTTAGATTCTATTTTGGAGTTCTCCCATTGTATTTCATCATTGTAATTGATCAGCAAGGTAgtgagccttttggggttgtaTCCCtgattgtatttgagcagtgagctctaggcagtgtgcctgaatgcctatgcattccccatattataatattattttgctattggccatagtagaataatattgtgggttcaaatcccactgtggtttttcctatttgggtttccatgtaaaaatctaggtgttatgattttgtggtcagttattttatgtttttgcatttatgtttcatgtttatgcttctgCTAGTTTAAAGATAAGTCAGAAAATCATTAACTggtaaatcactaattcaccccccccccccctcctctcagtgatctccaatttcatcaattggtatcagagcctagttcctctaaggaatccTAACCACTCGAGGAAGGTTCAGAAGATTGAATAAATAGATTTCAGTTATCCAAAGAtggcttattgtggcacttgaggatcttgatacaacaagaaatgagatcaattcctTGAAGAGAAACCTAAATGTTGTTGATGACTTTATTAATGActtgaaagatcaagtgagcacttgaagagacaagaggaaggaattgatagagaagttgaaggagaaagaggatcaatgcatggagaatcatgacaaagttgacaagcttgagagagagaatgttgcattgatGAATGAGCTGTAATCCATTATGATGAAGTTgaataaggagattgaggactgaaagaagaatgaagagagtttgaaacaataattgaaggaaaaagtagatgaagcttcaagcttacctatgagaatgattagttgaagcttgagctgacacaaccaaggaataatggtcaaaaacttgaaagactgattgtttccctaagagatgaacttgctactacaaacGAATATAAAGATAAATGAACAATGctatctcaacaaggcttgatgagatgttggaaagtcagagacatggaaaggacattgTATGCGAGAACccagatttgagaaaggagaatcctccagatCTAGGCAAAGCGATGCAAAACCtaatcaaaagaagagcaagaatcctccactaagacaacctaatgcttataaattcaatggtagatgctttacttgaaATAAATTTTGTGATATGGTGAATCAACGCAGAAGTAgaatgaataatgtgaacaatggtcctaccttaaccggtcagtgtttcatatgcaataattttggacacaagttagacatgtgcagagcagtaatgaataattttttaaacaagagatgctatacttgttcgatgtttggacatatttctaactagtgtaggatgagaccaaatcaaatgaacttcagacctatgcaaaatgttgtttgtcgtgcatgcaataaaatcggtcacattgcaaaatactacagaagcaagaatagtgctctGATAGAAAAGAACAAataagatgagaagggaaagggaaAGGTATAAGGGATCAAAGAAAGGCATGAGAAGATGTATGTGAGAAAATATTAATCTAACATAGACAATGGATCTACACCCGAGTCCGatgcaggatcttcatccggtaatTGGGGCTTTTTGCCTTGTGGGGAACTTTTCATGCAGAATATAAGAACCCCCCTCTTCAGTCATCCGTAATCAATTCTGAAAGGTTGTAGAGGGCTTAAATCATATATGCAAATGTTATCTGAAAGATCTAGTGAAGATTTGATACTTCGGTAAGTGactccatgaaaatcaaggtaactgGTTGTAACATTTATTacaatgaagaattaggtttttgaaggataaaaaggcatttgAAAGCTTTatttgtcacaatgcgatcaagagaaaGTGTAGAGCAGTAGAGAGAAGTGACTTGGGGATCTATACAACAATTACAGTGATCCTAAAGCGAATTATTGTTCCTGGTTGTGAATTAAGGTATTTGTCCATTTCAAGCTATTAGTTTATGAAAAACCCTAAGTTCTAAATGGATTCAGTATTTGGAATTGCTACCCCACTGGTTGTGGAAATTAAGGATAGGGCTCGACTcgttttcaagaaacatcctttcaaatcaatCAAGGATGATCCCAAAGGAGCATTTTCCTATGCACCCTATGACATTATTCACAATGAGGATATCAGGGCATATATCCACTTTGATCTTGATGAACTCAGTAGTGCTGACATCTTGACCCTATACAACAAGCATCTGGTAGATAGCTTGGGAAATCTCAAGCCGAAATATCAGCATTTGTAGGTCAAGGGTTTCTCCTAGTTCGTACACTTTTTgacatttgatgagaaagaatggattTGGTTCATACTCAATAGAATTTAAGTtgaatttatatggttggataaACCTCATGAGATCACTAAGAAAGCAATCCAGGCCATGACTTGTTTGAGTGCATCTGGTGAAGTTCCTAGCTTGAGAAAAATATCTAACAACACTATGATTGTCTCTACTGGTTCTCAATTTGACAGTAGAGCGATGACAATCAATGAAATTTAGGAGCATGATGTCAAGTTcgcatcaatggtggttggatataaaGTATACTAGTCAAGCAAACAAAAATCTATCTCCAGTACAACAATATACTCTACCTCTCTGATGTTGaaagaagataagaggtatgacttTTGTATAGTTCTCTTGAATGAGTTTGTaggcaatttgaagaaaattaaacaagacaagaagcacacctttaaGTTTGGCACCCTTATTATCTGTTTGGCTCTTTATTTCATGAAAAATCCCTAGTGTTCAAGGAGAGGTCCAATGAGCCTATGACAAGTCATTTTCTTTTCAAATCCTGGAAGGGATCATGGGGATTGGTGATGCCACAATGAGGATATCcactctatggggttatttcaaaaccttTCAAGCCACAATGAAGAGCAGATAAATAATCCCAAAAGAGATAATAGAGAAGTAtgacaaaacaaaaacaaattgatCTCCTTTTTACTTCACACAAAAATTCCATTAAtagttgtagtcacacaaatctgtccagcttaattaaataaatattcgctatttatttgattaaaaatccactagccatcaattaattaaattaatatttaattaattcatcttcaaacattctcctattaattaaataaattattcgatttattttaattaattcatttaaaccaaattcaaatcaattaaataaataaaatctatttatttaataaaatccccttttcctcttttaaataaattaaataaaaacatttattttaatcattatccccccccacttgcattttcctacaaatgcaacttacacacatttattgaaataaatgaatttttattttaataaaatccttttttccctcacccaccaaatccacttgcaaaatctaatccccttctagattcttctaaccccttcctaattagcctaatccatcccctaattattgtcacattcctaagcaaaatggagttacttctcaaagactccaaagtctttgaaaagcatttaatgctttgtgtgttcaacaaattaacccccaaagtcttccaagaccactaatggctcttacatgaccatttatggctcttacataaccatttatggttatttcaaacttgtcctccaaaacatttattgttttgaccatattcatccatttcacatttgcacaagagtttatccattggataaaagctttattctttgaataaagagtttattcattcaaccaaccttgactttaactcccaaagtcatatcaagcatttaatgcttattccctctcctctcaacgtatctcacattgacacttgtcatcctgggattgggttgaaagccctcacatagatttgaaatcattcaatcctgacccttgttgagattactcaatctcaaccatccattgctccatttttcctataaatagagcccatttcttcataatccagaacctgaaaacttgtatgcattgaaGCTATAGGCATTtgaagagagcattttagcataattaactaatatcttgtcattttggataaaatcaatcattttaatatcaatagtatagtattagctttttatgcatatttagagcaaatacttcaatctcaatcctccataagcatccatagtgcaaaaagctgctaagagctacactattttggaacttggagaggagaggaacaagggagaaggaactaagagtatgctaagaggcatttggagatgcctcattatctttatttcattagttagatatattagcatgattttagtgtctctcttgatatgcctgtttagattagtttttgattgaataacactaacagtttcttgtgtgtgtgttatttatctcagac includes:
- the LOC131043723 gene encoding G-type lectin S-receptor-like serine/threonine-protein kinase At2g19130 gives rise to the protein MLLYFNARRRFVPTSAMGEIREKFGLSLCFVFTVLIQLKSCDAAVEGGDALSLDTSLTGNQTIISQNGTFELGFFNPNGTSNWYVGIWYANMAEKTYVWVANRETPARNRSSVLTLSKEGDLGLFDATGASLWSANVTKKAFQAVILDSGNFVMLSVDNKSEIVWQSFDHPVDTMLPGMRFGGQQKLVSWKSSLDPAPGLFSYHVDPTGAKQLLLTWNNSVQYWTSGTWDGKVFSQIPEMTDKGSYNITVENKKSGLYVTYTLKNILSRFVLAKSGEIQQYGLLNESRWNLFWSQPRDQCGVYGLCGAYGSCNPNNIQFCSCVEGFTPRDIQAWDSRESWSSGCVPQSPLNCDAKNGSTDGFLEPSVTSPDVGSASSYPATTRKDCQNACLLNCSCTAFTFKSPSGPCRIWSGDLLNMQKSEPKSNSNVFIRVAASSLSKANKSSSFKQKNTNIVDVVLGIVGALAVALGIFSTLMWWRHRQRHQPRLIERYSDPSTSFLRMFSYMELRIATRNFRYKLGRGGFGTVFKGTLIDGTLVAVKKMEGSRQDEKQFRAEINSLGIIQHVNLVRLRGFCAQGSRRFLIYDYMPNGSLNSLLFSSNSKSEGTVLDWKTRFDIALGTARGLHYLHEKCRDCIIHCDIKPENILLDNNFSAKLADFGLAKLVGRDFSRVLTTTRGTRGYLAPEWISGLPITPKVDVYSFGMTLLEIISGRRNLDLNEQDSSKYYFPAWAATQIYNGNTINIVEEGIAEERDLEEVRRASIVGLLCIEQDEEVRPSMGEVVLLLEGKMQPQIQQAQISANMDKQANRSETDSDSDGEVIH